The Setaria italica strain Yugu1 chromosome IX, Setaria_italica_v2.0, whole genome shotgun sequence genome has a window encoding:
- the LOC101779046 gene encoding uncharacterized protein LOC101779046, with protein sequence MAMKAHVLVLPFPSQGHVTPLMELSHRLVDHGFEVTFVNTEVDHALVVAALRGGEATLLGGGGGIHLASIPDGLADDEDRKDLNKLIDAYTRHMPGHLERLIAGLEAAGRPRVKWLVGDVNMGWSFEVAKKFGIRVVSFWPAATACLALMLKIPKLIEDGLIDDKGLPRRQETFQLAPGMPPLHTSHLSWNNAGAPEGQHIIFDLVTRNNKLNGLAEMTVGNSFHEAEAGASKLFPNVLPIGPLFADREFRKPVGNFLPEDERCIKWLDAQPDGSVVYVAFGSMAIFDPRQFEELAEGLELTGRPFLWIVRPDFTPGLSKAWLTEFHERVAGRGMIVSWCSQQQVLAHRAVACFVSHCGWNSTMEGVRNGTPFLCWPYFCDQYLNRSYVTNVWRTGLAVAPGADGIITKEELRSKVEEVVSDAEIKERARLFKDAARWCVSEWGSSYENFNKLVNLMSESHILVLPFPAQGHVTPLMELSHLLVDHGFEVTFVNTEVDHALVVAALRASGGEAALLGGGIHLASIPDGLADDEDRKDLSKLIDAFTRHMPGHLERLIVNMEAAGRPRAKWIVGDVSMGWSFEVAKKFGIRVVAFWPAATAGLAIVHKIPKLIEDGLIDDKGWPRRQETFQLAPGMPPLHTSQLTWNNAGPPEGQPIIFNLVVSQNKQLKDHAEMSVGNSFHDAEDGAFKLLPNILPIGPLFADREFRKPVGNFLPEDKRCIKWLDAQPDRSVVYVAFGSMAIFDPRQFEELAEGLKLTGRPFLWVVRPDFTAGLSKAWLHEFHQRVAGRGMVVSWCSQQQVLAHRAVACFVSHCGWNSTMEGVRNGVPFLCWPYFVDQYLDRNYVTGVWRTGLAVSPNADGIVTKEELRSKVEQVVGDAEIRERARLFRDAARRCVSEGGSSYENFKKLVNLLSE encoded by the exons ATGGCCATGAAGGCTCACGTCCTGGTCCTGCCGTTCCCGTCGCAGGGCCACGTCACGCCGCTCATGGAGCTATCCCACCGCCTGGTCGACCACGGCTTCGAGGTCACCTTCGTCAACACCGAGGTGGACCACGCGCTGGTGGTCGCCGcgctgcgcggcggcgaggcgacgctgctgggcggcggcggcggcatacACCTGGCGTCCATCCCGGACGGGCTGGCCGACGACGAGGACCGCAAGGACCTCAACAAGCTCATCGACGCCTACACGCGCCACATGCCGGGCCACCTGGAGCGGCTCATCGCCGGCCTGGAGGCCGCTGGGCGGCCCAGGGTGAagtggctcgtcggcgacgtCAACATGGGCTGGTCCTTCGAGGTCGCCAAGAAGTTCGGCATCAGGGTCGTGTCCTtctggccggcggccacggcgtGCTTGGCCTTGATGCTCAAGATCCCCAAGCTGATCGAGGACGGACTCATCGACGACAAGG GCTTGCCACGGCGTCAGGAGACGTTCCAGCTCGCCCCGGGGATGCCGCCGCTGCACACGTCGCACCTGTCGTGGAACAACGCCGGCGCGCCGGAGGGGCAGCACATCATCTTCGACCTGGTCACCCGGAACAACAAGCTCAACGGCCTCGCCGAGATGACGGTGGGCAACTCCTTCCACGAGGCCGAGGCCGGCGCGTCCAAGCTCTTCCCCAACGTCCTGCCCATCGGCCCGCTGTTCGCCGACCGGGAGTTCCGGAAGCCCGTCGGGAACTTCCTGCCGGAGGACGAGCGGTGCATCAAGTGGCTCGACGCGCAGCCCGACGGGTCCGTCGTGTACGTGGCCTTCGGCAGCATGGCCATCTTCGACCCGCGCCAGTTCGAGGAGCTGGCCGAGGGGCTGGAGCTCACCGGCCGGCCGTTCCTGTGGATAGTGCGGCCGGACTTCACCCCCGGCCTGAGCAAGGCGTGGCTCACCGAGTTCCACGAACGCGTCGCCGGCAGAGGCATGATCGTCAGCTGGTGCTCCCAGCAGCAG GTCCTGGCGCACCGTGCGGTAGCGTGCTTCGTGTCGCACTGCGGATGGAACTCGACGATGGAGGGTGTCAGGAACGGCACGCCGTTCCTGTGCTGGCCCTACTTCTGCGACCAGTACCTGAACCGGAGCTACGTGACCAACGTGTGGAGGACCGGCCTGGCGGTGGCGCCGGGCGCGGACGGGATCATAACCAAGGAGGAGCTGAGGAGCAAGGTGGAGGAGGTCGTCAGCGACGCCGAGATCAAGGAGAGGGCGCGGCTGTTCAAGGACGCGGCTCGCTGGTGCGTCAGCGAATGGGGGTCATCGTACGAGAACTTCAACAAGCTTGTGAACCTGATGAGTGAGT CTCACATCCTGGTGCTGCCGTTCCCGGCGCAGGGCCACGTCACGCCGCTCATGGAACTCTCCCACCTTCTGGTCGACCACGGCTTCGAGGTCACCTTCGTCAACACCGAGGTGGACCACGCGCTGGTGGTCGCCGCGCTGCGGGCgtccggcggcgaggcggcgctacTGGGCGGCGGCATCCACCTGGCGTCCATCCCGGATGGGCTGGCCGATGACGAGGACCGCAAGGACCTCAGCAAGCTCATCGACGCCTTCACGCGCCACATGCCGGGCCACCTGGAGCGGCTCATCGTCAACATGGAGGCCGCCGGACGGCCCAGGGCCAAGTGGATCGTCGGCGACGTGAGCATGGGTTGGTCCTTCGAGGTCGCTAAGAAGTTCGGCATACGAGTCGTGGCCTtctggccggcggccacggcgggctTGGCCATCGTGCACAAGATCCCTAAGCTGATAGAGGACGGACTCATCGACGACAAGG GCTGGCCACGAAGGCAGGAGACGTTCCAGCTCGCCCCGGGGATGCCGCCATTGCACACGTCGCAGCTGACATGGAACAACGCCGGCCCGCCCGAGGGGCAGCCCATCATCTTCAACCTGGTGGTATCCCAGAACAAGCAGCTCAAAGACCATGCCGAGATGTCGGTGGGCAACTCCTTCCACGATGCCGAGGACGGCGCGTTCAAGCTCCTCCCCAACATCCTGCCCATCGGCCCGCTGTTCGCCGACCGGGAGTTCCGGAAGCCCGTCGGGAACTTCCTGCCGGAGGACAAGCGGTGCATCAAGTGGCTCGACGCGCAGCCCGACCGGTCCGTCGTGTACGTGGCCTTCGGCAGCATGGCCATCTTCGACCCGCGCCAGTTCGAGGAGCTGGCCGAGGGGCTCAAGCTCACCGGCCGGCCGTTCCTGTGGGTGGTAAGGCCGGACTTCACCGCCGGCCTGAGCAAGGCGTGGCTCCACGAGTTCCATCAACGCGTCGCCGGCAGAGGCATGGTCGTCAGCTGGTGCTCCCAGCAGCAG GTCCTGGCGCACCGTGCGGTGGCGTGCTTCGTGtcgcactgcgggtggaactcgacgATGGAGGGTGTCAGGAACGGCGTGCCGTTCCTGTGCTGGCCCTACTTCGTCGACCAGTACCTGGACCGGAACTACGTCACCGGCGTGTGGAGGACCGGCCTGGCGGTGTCGCCCAACGCGGACGGGATCGTGACGAAGGAGGAGCTGAGGAGCAAGGTGGAACAGGTCGTCGGCGACGCCGAGATCAGGGAGAGGGCGCGGCTATTCAGGGACGCGGCTCGCAGGTGCGTCAGCGAAGGAGGATCCTCGTACGAGAACTTCAAAAAGCTTGTGAACCTGCTGAGTGAGTGA